A single region of the Arthrobacter sp. zg-Y820 genome encodes:
- a CDS encoding MGMT family protein, which produces MRNEYVEAVRSVTALIPAGRVLSYGDVAEILDSGGPRQVGAVLSRNGSGLPWWRVIRAGGGPPRSHELRALEQYRSEGTPLSGTPDDDGGGYRVRIAAARWFPTEKDWTVIEGVRTGLAGHGTGMSAGRDEVEA; this is translated from the coding sequence ATGCGGAATGAGTATGTCGAGGCGGTCCGTTCCGTCACTGCGCTGATCCCGGCAGGGCGGGTCCTCTCGTACGGGGATGTTGCTGAGATCCTGGACTCAGGCGGTCCCCGGCAGGTGGGCGCCGTCCTGTCCCGCAACGGATCCGGCCTGCCCTGGTGGCGGGTGATCCGCGCGGGCGGCGGGCCGCCGCGCTCTCACGAACTCCGGGCCCTGGAACAGTACCGCAGCGAGGGCACACCGCTGTCGGGGACGCCCGACGACGACGGCGGGGGCTACCGCGTGCGGATCGCAGCGGCACGGTGGTTCCCCACGGAAAAGGACTGGACAGTGATCGAGGGCGTCCGGACCGGGCTCGCCGGGCACGGAACGGGAATGTCAGCGGGACGTGATGAAGTAGAGGCATGA
- a CDS encoding 3'-5' exonuclease has translation MNSWHELPHAAFDLETTGRDPHTARIVTASIILVNGQGEILQHHEWLAAVEEDIPAEAAAIHGVSTERARAEGRPAPEVTAEIAGVLGGMFAAGIPVLAFNACYDFTVLNRECERFNLTAPAPAPVIDPYILDKQVDRYRRGKRTLTALTEHYGVGFENAHTSAADVMATLGVARAMAGRYPALHGDAGALHQAQIGWAGAQAASFQDYLRRKDPAAVVDGSWPARA, from the coding sequence ATGAACAGCTGGCATGAACTCCCCCACGCGGCCTTTGATCTTGAGACCACCGGCCGCGATCCGCACACCGCACGCATCGTCACCGCCTCCATCATTCTCGTCAATGGACAGGGGGAGATTCTGCAGCACCACGAGTGGCTCGCCGCAGTCGAGGAGGACATCCCCGCCGAAGCCGCCGCCATCCACGGCGTCAGCACCGAGCGTGCCCGGGCCGAAGGCCGCCCCGCGCCTGAGGTGACCGCTGAAATCGCCGGCGTGCTCGGAGGCATGTTTGCCGCCGGCATCCCGGTCCTGGCCTTCAACGCCTGCTACGACTTCACCGTCCTGAACCGGGAATGCGAACGCTTCAACCTGACCGCGCCGGCACCCGCTCCGGTGATCGACCCCTACATCCTGGACAAGCAGGTGGACCGGTACCGCCGCGGCAAGCGCACTCTCACCGCCCTGACCGAGCACTACGGTGTCGGGTTCGAGAACGCCCACACCTCTGCGGCGGATGTCATGGCCACGCTGGGCGTTGCCCGCGCCATGGCCGGACGCTATCCCGCGCTGCACGGCGACGCCGGAGCGCTGCACCAGGCGCAGATCGGCTGGGCCGGCGCACAGGCCGCCAGCTTCCAGGACTATCTGAGGCGCAAGGACCCGGCAGCCGTGGTGGACGGCTCCTGGCCCGCCCGCGCCTGA
- a CDS encoding ATP-binding cassette domain-containing protein — protein sequence MITVTDLRKVYRQGDRDVTALDGVSLSVPKGSIHGIIGHSGAGKSTLVRCLTLLDRPTSGSVTIDGRELTAVKDSEIRTARRRIGMVFQHANLMDSRTAAANIAHPLELAGAKKQVIQDKVSDLLRLVGLESFGGAYPAQLSGGQKQRVGIARALASDPDILLCDEPTSALDPATTDDILDLIADLSHRLGLTVLIITHEMNVVKRICDSVSLLEAGRVAEHGALNEVASNLGGRLAKQLIPLPATPILPGDPTGPVLELLLTGGNATEPVLSALTRRFDTDVNVLAGSVETLAGRRFGRLRIQLDVHTDMRAVTDYLADQGVAVEVAA from the coding sequence ATGATCACAGTTACCGACCTGCGCAAGGTATACCGCCAGGGCGACCGCGACGTCACCGCGCTCGACGGCGTCAGCCTGAGCGTGCCCAAGGGATCCATTCACGGGATCATCGGGCACTCCGGCGCCGGCAAGTCAACGCTGGTGCGTTGCCTCACGCTGCTGGACCGGCCGACGTCGGGCTCGGTAACCATCGACGGCCGGGAACTGACAGCGGTGAAGGACTCCGAGATCCGCACCGCGCGGCGCCGCATCGGCATGGTGTTCCAGCACGCAAACCTGATGGACTCCCGCACCGCGGCAGCGAATATTGCCCACCCCCTCGAACTGGCCGGCGCCAAGAAACAGGTCATCCAGGACAAGGTTTCCGACCTGCTGCGCCTGGTCGGCCTGGAAAGCTTCGGCGGCGCCTATCCGGCGCAGCTGTCCGGTGGCCAAAAGCAGCGTGTGGGCATTGCCCGCGCCCTGGCGTCGGACCCGGACATCCTGCTCTGCGACGAGCCCACCTCCGCACTGGATCCGGCCACCACCGACGACATCCTCGACCTCATCGCTGATTTGTCGCACCGCCTGGGGCTGACGGTGCTGATCATCACGCACGAAATGAACGTCGTGAAGCGCATCTGCGACTCCGTCTCCCTGCTTGAAGCCGGACGCGTGGCGGAGCACGGCGCCCTGAACGAGGTCGCCTCGAACTTGGGCGGCCGGCTGGCGAAGCAGCTCATCCCGCTGCCGGCCACCCCCATCCTTCCCGGGGACCCGACCGGTCCGGTCCTGGAGCTCCTGCTCACCGGCGGCAACGCCACCGAGCCGGTGCTCTCCGCCCTGACCCGGCGCTTCGACACCGACGTCAACGTCCTGGCCGGTTCCGTGGAGACCCTCGCGGGCCGCCGCTTCGGCCGGCTGCGCATCCAGCTCGATGTCCACACTGACATGAGAGCCGTTACCGACTATCTCGCCGACCAGGGCGTTGCCGTGGAGGTGGCCGCATGA
- a CDS encoding MetQ/NlpA family ABC transporter substrate-binding protein — protein sequence MRKSLTLVATGVAAALALSACGSSEEASTSVDSLDPANPATLTVGASPLPHAQILQYVDDNLAADAGLDLEIKEFDDYVTPNIALDDGSLDANYYQHLPYFESQVESQGYDFEHGAGVHVEPYAVFSEKHEDISAVGDGARIAITNDPSNQARALTLLEEAGLLENIEDDASVLALTDEQNPKGLDFVENQPELLVNDLSDPTVDLAILNGNYILAAGLSTDDALLVESVEDNPYANFVAWKTGNKDARIDKLEELLHSPEVKTFIEETWPNGDVTAAF from the coding sequence ATGCGTAAATCTCTGACCCTTGTTGCCACCGGTGTGGCCGCGGCCCTGGCGCTGTCGGCCTGTGGAAGCTCGGAAGAAGCTTCCACCTCCGTCGATTCCCTGGACCCGGCCAACCCGGCGACCCTGACGGTGGGCGCCAGCCCGCTGCCCCACGCGCAGATCCTCCAGTACGTTGACGACAACCTGGCCGCCGACGCGGGCCTGGACCTGGAAATCAAGGAATTCGACGACTACGTCACTCCGAACATCGCCCTGGATGACGGCTCGCTGGACGCCAACTACTACCAGCACCTGCCGTACTTCGAGTCCCAGGTCGAGTCGCAGGGCTACGACTTTGAACACGGCGCCGGCGTCCACGTGGAGCCGTACGCAGTGTTCTCGGAAAAGCACGAGGACATCTCGGCCGTCGGCGACGGCGCCCGCATCGCCATCACCAATGACCCGTCCAACCAGGCCCGCGCGCTGACGCTCCTGGAAGAGGCCGGCCTGCTGGAGAACATCGAGGACGACGCCTCGGTGCTCGCCCTGACCGACGAGCAGAACCCCAAGGGCCTGGACTTTGTCGAGAACCAGCCGGAACTGCTGGTCAACGACCTGAGCGATCCCACCGTTGACCTGGCAATCCTCAACGGCAACTACATCCTGGCCGCCGGCCTGAGCACCGATGATGCTCTGCTGGTGGAATCCGTCGAGGACAACCCTTACGCCAACTTCGTGGCCTGGAAGACCGGCAACAAGGACGCCCGCATCGACAAGCTCGAAGAGCTGCTGCACTCCCCCGAGGTCAAGACCTTCATCGAGGAAACTTGGCCCAACGGTGACGTCACCGCCGCCTTCTAA
- the hemL gene encoding glutamate-1-semialdehyde 2,1-aminomutase, producing MTSPATATSSQELFDRARALMPGGVNSPVRAFGSVGGTPRFMVSAKGPYITDSEGREYVDLVCSWGPALVGHSHPDVLAAVHAAVDNGLSFGASTPAEAELAQLVMDRVPAVKRLRMVSTGTEATMTAVRLARGFTGRNLIIKFAGCYHGHLDGLLAAAGSGLATLALPGSAGVTEATAAETLVLPYNDVAAVEAAFAEHGANIAAVITEAAPANMGVVTPEPGFNAALSRITAEHGALLILDEVLTGFRTGPAGYWGLTGGAADAAEPWAPDLFTFGKVIGGGMPVAALGGRADVMDYLAPLGPVYQAGTLSGNPIAMAAGVATLRAATAEVYATVDARSAELSAAVSAALDAAGVDHSIQRAGNLFSVAFGTSATGVHNYEQAQAQQAFRYKPFFHSMLDSGVYLPPSVFEAWFLSGAHDDAAMERIYAALPAAAKAAADAQP from the coding sequence ATGACTTCACCTGCAACAGCCACCTCCTCCCAGGAGCTCTTCGACCGTGCCCGGGCCCTGATGCCCGGCGGCGTGAACTCGCCGGTGCGGGCCTTCGGGTCCGTCGGCGGCACACCCCGGTTCATGGTCTCGGCCAAGGGACCCTACATCACCGATTCCGAGGGCCGCGAGTACGTGGACCTGGTCTGCTCCTGGGGGCCGGCCCTGGTGGGGCATTCCCATCCGGACGTGCTGGCTGCCGTGCACGCCGCCGTCGACAACGGGCTGTCCTTCGGAGCCTCCACCCCGGCTGAGGCCGAGCTGGCCCAGCTGGTGATGGACCGGGTGCCGGCCGTGAAGCGTCTGCGCATGGTCTCCACCGGCACCGAAGCCACCATGACCGCCGTTCGGCTGGCCAGGGGCTTCACCGGCCGCAACCTGATCATCAAGTTCGCCGGGTGCTACCACGGCCATCTTGACGGTCTGCTGGCCGCCGCCGGCTCGGGCCTGGCCACGCTGGCCCTGCCCGGATCCGCCGGCGTCACCGAAGCGACAGCCGCCGAAACGCTGGTGCTGCCGTACAACGACGTCGCGGCCGTGGAGGCTGCCTTCGCCGAGCACGGTGCGAACATCGCCGCCGTCATCACCGAAGCCGCCCCCGCGAACATGGGCGTGGTGACACCGGAGCCCGGCTTTAATGCGGCGCTTTCCCGGATCACCGCCGAACACGGGGCGCTGCTGATCCTGGATGAAGTGCTGACCGGATTCCGCACCGGACCTGCCGGCTACTGGGGGCTCACGGGCGGCGCCGCCGACGCAGCCGAGCCCTGGGCGCCGGATCTGTTCACCTTCGGCAAGGTCATTGGCGGCGGCATGCCCGTCGCCGCCCTGGGCGGCCGTGCCGATGTCATGGACTACCTGGCACCGCTGGGACCGGTCTACCAGGCCGGAACCCTGTCCGGCAATCCGATCGCCATGGCGGCCGGCGTTGCCACGCTGCGCGCCGCCACCGCCGAGGTCTACGCCACCGTGGACGCCCGCTCCGCCGAGCTCTCAGCAGCGGTGTCCGCGGCTCTGGACGCGGCCGGCGTGGACCACAGCATCCAGCGGGCCGGCAACCTGTTCAGCGTCGCCTTCGGCACCTCGGCCACCGGCGTGCACAACTACGAGCAGGCCCAGGCCCAGCAGGCCTTCCGCTACAAGCCGTTCTTCCACTCGATGCTGGATTCCGGCGTTTACCTGCCGCCGTCGGTCTTCGAGGCCTGGTTCCTCTCCGGCGCGCACGACGACGCCGCGATGGAACGCATTTACGCAGCGCTGCCGGCGGCCGCGAAGGCTGCCGCCGACGCCCAGCCGTAG
- the hemB gene encoding porphobilinogen synthase: protein MSFPQHRPRRLRTTPAMRRLTAEFRLDPAELILPAFVREGLTEPNPLASMPGVVQHTLDSLKKAAAEAVDLGVGGIMLFGIPAERDAVGSAGTDPNGILNRGIAAVREEVGDELVIMSDVCLDEFTDHGHCGVLDAQGRVDNDATLEIYGRMAVEQARAGAHVLGPSGMMDGQIAVIRRALDEAGHTDVSLFAYAAKYASAFYGPFREAVDSQLKGDRRTYQMDAANRREALVEVELDLEEGADMVMVKPAMSYLDVLADVAAMSPVPVGAYQISGEYAMIEAAAANGWIDRRRAIEESVLGIKRAGANMILTYWATELAAWLKESK, encoded by the coding sequence ATGAGCTTCCCCCAGCACCGTCCGCGCCGGCTGCGCACCACCCCCGCCATGCGGCGGCTGACCGCAGAGTTCCGGCTGGATCCCGCCGAGCTGATCCTTCCGGCCTTCGTCCGCGAGGGCCTGACCGAGCCCAATCCGCTGGCCTCGATGCCCGGCGTCGTGCAGCACACGCTGGACAGCCTGAAGAAGGCGGCCGCGGAAGCGGTGGACCTGGGCGTCGGCGGCATCATGCTCTTCGGCATCCCGGCCGAGCGGGACGCCGTCGGCAGCGCCGGAACTGATCCGAACGGCATCCTGAACCGCGGCATTGCCGCCGTCCGCGAGGAGGTGGGCGACGAGCTCGTCATCATGAGCGACGTCTGCCTGGATGAGTTCACCGACCACGGGCACTGCGGCGTCCTGGATGCACAGGGCCGGGTCGACAACGACGCCACGCTGGAAATCTACGGCCGCATGGCCGTGGAGCAGGCCCGGGCCGGGGCCCATGTGCTGGGCCCGTCCGGCATGATGGACGGCCAGATCGCCGTGATTCGGCGCGCCCTGGACGAGGCCGGTCACACCGATGTGTCGCTGTTCGCTTACGCCGCCAAGTACGCCTCCGCCTTCTACGGGCCGTTCCGCGAAGCCGTGGACTCCCAGTTGAAGGGGGACCGGCGCACCTACCAGATGGACGCCGCCAACCGCCGTGAGGCCCTGGTGGAAGTGGAACTGGACCTTGAAGAGGGCGCCGACATGGTGATGGTCAAGCCGGCCATGAGCTACCTCGACGTGCTGGCCGATGTGGCCGCCATGTCACCGGTGCCCGTGGGTGCTTACCAGATCTCCGGCGAGTACGCGATGATTGAAGCCGCTGCCGCCAACGGCTGGATTGACCGCCGCCGCGCGATTGAAGAGTCGGTCCTTGGCATCAAGCGGGCCGGCGCGAACATGATTCTCACCTACTGGGCCACCGAACTGGCGGCCTGGCTGAAGGAAAGCAAGTAA
- a CDS encoding uroporphyrinogen-III synthase encodes MAARKPRPELAGLTVVLPRTPDRAAAMAAELAERGAAVDLMPLIDFQFPEDTTELDRALKALRSGRFAWVVFTSVTTVRAMVRRCAALGVPVPTAIPSGTCVAAVGAGTRQALEDIGLDVDLMPDGDQSARGLAESWPHPSASDPEGGALRILLPQADLADPALSNALTGLGWDVRTVTAYCTVDYPAAGVRFTPAADDGAAGGSRLLTPQEFLAGAPAGPRAVVLTSPSIATRFLRQCAPVPPGTLLVAIGDSTAARMTELGVSPQAVAQQPTPAGIAQALAVAVAKSPST; translated from the coding sequence GTGGCAGCCAGGAAACCCCGGCCGGAGCTCGCGGGACTGACAGTGGTCCTCCCGCGCACTCCGGACCGGGCGGCCGCCATGGCCGCCGAACTCGCCGAGCGGGGCGCGGCCGTGGACCTGATGCCGCTGATCGATTTCCAGTTCCCCGAGGACACCACCGAGCTGGACCGGGCGCTCAAGGCACTGCGGTCCGGACGTTTTGCGTGGGTGGTCTTCACCAGCGTGACAACGGTCCGGGCCATGGTCCGGCGCTGCGCCGCGCTCGGGGTGCCGGTGCCCACCGCCATCCCGTCCGGAACCTGCGTCGCTGCCGTGGGAGCAGGCACACGGCAGGCCCTCGAAGACATCGGGCTGGACGTTGACCTGATGCCCGACGGTGACCAGTCCGCCCGCGGGCTGGCAGAATCCTGGCCCCACCCCTCAGCGTCCGATCCCGAGGGCGGTGCCCTGCGGATCCTCCTGCCCCAGGCCGACCTGGCCGATCCGGCACTGTCCAACGCCCTGACCGGGCTCGGCTGGGACGTCCGCACGGTCACCGCTTACTGCACTGTCGACTACCCGGCGGCGGGCGTGCGCTTCACCCCGGCAGCCGACGACGGCGCGGCCGGCGGAAGCCGCCTGCTCACCCCGCAGGAATTCCTGGCCGGGGCGCCGGCCGGTCCGCGCGCCGTCGTCCTGACCTCGCCCAGCATTGCCACCCGCTTTCTGCGGCAGTGCGCGCCGGTTCCGCCGGGCACGCTGCTTGTCGCCATCGGGGACAGCACCGCCGCCCGGATGACCGAGCTGGGCGTGAGCCCGCAGGCTGTGGCGCAGCAGCCCACGCCGGCGGGAATAGCACAGGCCCTTGCCGTTGCTGTTGCTAAGAGCCCCTCAACCTGA
- the hemC gene encoding hydroxymethylbilane synthase, whose product MAQSPVLIGTRGSALAVTQTTTVANALSDLGGFDVELVRIRTEGDINRAALSQIGGTGVFVAALRDALLRGDCDVAVHSLKDLPTGAAEGLAIGAIPTRVDVRDALCARDGLILAQLPQGARVGTGSPRRAAQLRAARPDLEVVDIRGNVDTRLGRVAGLVEGAPGDLDAVVLAAAGLARLGRLEMVSEFLDPSVMLPAPGQGALAVECRSSDAADGPLSRALAAYDNNAARLTVTAERALLNRLEAGCTAPIGALATLTETRLQLEAVVCSDDGTRVMRRSAATAVLDEDGARSLGIRLAEDLLAAGAASLTDLAVS is encoded by the coding sequence GTGGCGCAGTCGCCCGTTCTGATCGGGACCCGGGGCAGCGCCCTGGCCGTCACCCAGACCACGACCGTGGCCAATGCACTGTCCGACCTGGGCGGCTTCGACGTCGAACTGGTCCGGATCCGGACTGAGGGGGACATCAACCGCGCCGCTCTCTCGCAGATCGGCGGCACCGGCGTTTTCGTCGCCGCGCTGCGTGACGCGCTGCTGCGCGGGGACTGCGACGTTGCCGTGCACTCGCTTAAGGACCTGCCCACCGGGGCGGCCGAGGGCCTTGCCATCGGCGCGATTCCCACCCGGGTGGACGTTCGTGACGCGCTCTGCGCCCGGGACGGCCTGATCCTGGCCCAGCTTCCGCAGGGCGCCCGTGTGGGCACCGGATCCCCGCGCCGGGCCGCGCAGCTGCGCGCCGCGCGTCCGGACCTGGAAGTGGTTGATATCCGCGGCAACGTCGACACCCGGCTGGGCCGGGTCGCCGGCCTCGTGGAGGGCGCCCCCGGCGACCTCGACGCCGTCGTCCTGGCGGCTGCGGGACTGGCGCGCCTGGGCCGGCTGGAGATGGTCTCGGAATTCCTGGACCCCTCGGTGATGCTGCCGGCTCCGGGCCAGGGCGCCCTCGCCGTGGAGTGCCGGAGCTCCGACGCCGCCGACGGTCCGCTGAGCCGTGCTCTTGCGGCCTACGACAACAATGCCGCCCGGCTGACAGTGACCGCCGAACGGGCGCTGCTGAACCGGCTGGAGGCCGGCTGCACCGCACCGATCGGCGCCCTGGCCACGCTGACCGAGACGCGGCTGCAGCTGGAAGCCGTGGTGTGCAGCGACGACGGAACGCGGGTTATGCGGCGTTCGGCCGCAACCGCGGTGCTGGACGAAGACGGTGCCCGCTCCCTGGGCATCCGCCTCGCCGAAGACCTGCTCGCCGCCGGCGCGGCGTCCCTGACGGACCTCGCGGTCAGTTGA
- a CDS encoding ferrochelatase, whose protein sequence is MAPKHYDAILLASFGGPEGQEDVIPFLRNVTRGRGIPDERLEEVATHYRANGGISPINEQNRALKAALEAELKRRGIDTPVLWGNRNWAPYIKDVLQEAYDTGYRRLLMVTTSVYSSYSSCRQYREDLGMNLLATGLDKKLQVDKVRQYFDHPGFVEPFVEGVRESIANVRGQLAERGEDGGKIEILFSTHSIPTADAEASGPRDREFEEGSAYVAQHLANARAIIDRIPEAAGLDWQLVYQSRSGSPHTPWLEPDINDAIAELPAKGVRGAVIVPLGFVSDHMEVLWDLDTEAMQSCRDLGLAAHRTPTPGIHETFVSGLVDLLSERTAEHNIADRPAVTKLGPWYDVCRPGCCANLRGEKPTIAGADSTVGVQ, encoded by the coding sequence ATGGCGCCGAAGCACTACGACGCCATCCTGTTGGCCTCCTTCGGCGGCCCCGAAGGACAGGAAGACGTCATCCCCTTCCTGCGCAACGTCACCCGCGGCCGCGGCATCCCCGACGAGCGTCTCGAAGAGGTGGCCACGCACTACCGCGCCAACGGCGGCATCAGCCCCATCAACGAGCAGAACCGCGCGCTGAAAGCGGCGCTCGAAGCCGAGCTGAAGCGCCGCGGCATCGACACCCCGGTGCTGTGGGGCAACCGCAACTGGGCGCCGTACATCAAGGACGTGCTGCAGGAGGCCTACGACACCGGCTACCGGCGCCTGCTGATGGTCACCACCAGCGTGTACTCCTCCTACTCGAGCTGCCGCCAGTACCGCGAAGACCTGGGCATGAACCTGCTGGCCACCGGCCTGGACAAGAAGCTGCAGGTGGACAAGGTCCGCCAGTACTTCGACCACCCCGGGTTTGTGGAGCCGTTCGTTGAAGGCGTCCGCGAGTCCATCGCCAACGTCCGCGGCCAGCTGGCCGAACGCGGGGAGGACGGCGGGAAGATTGAAATCCTCTTCTCCACCCACTCCATCCCCACCGCCGACGCCGAAGCTTCCGGGCCGCGCGACCGCGAGTTCGAGGAAGGCAGCGCCTACGTGGCGCAGCACCTTGCCAACGCCCGCGCGATCATCGACCGCATCCCCGAAGCGGCGGGCCTGGACTGGCAGCTGGTGTACCAGTCCCGCTCCGGATCCCCGCACACCCCTTGGCTGGAACCGGACATCAACGATGCCATCGCCGAACTGCCGGCCAAGGGCGTCCGCGGTGCCGTGATTGTTCCGCTGGGCTTTGTCAGCGACCACATGGAAGTCCTCTGGGACCTCGACACCGAAGCCATGCAGTCCTGCCGGGACCTGGGCCTGGCGGCGCACCGCACACCCACCCCCGGCATCCATGAGACGTTCGTTTCCGGCCTCGTGGACCTCCTGTCCGAGCGCACGGCGGAGCACAACATCGCCGACCGCCCGGCCGTGACGAAACTCGGTCCCTGGTACGACGTCTGCCGCCCCGGCTGCTGCGCCAACCTGCGCGGAGAGAAGCCGACGATCGCCGGCGCCGACTCCACAGTGGGTGTCCAGTAG
- the hemQ gene encoding hydrogen peroxide-dependent heme synthase — protein sequence MSEPMGQSTEETAVNEEQFFTLWTVFKRSAAGGAGADAADTEENTRAFEALTQELAGRQVTLRGLYDVSAMRADADIMVWLHGGRAEDLQSAVREIRRSGLFAGTEIVWSAMGVHRDAEFSKNHWPSYARGIAPETWICVYPFVRSYEWYLLPAEERGKMLRDHGMLGREFPQVLANTVASFALGDWEWILGLEAPNLTDLVDMMRHLRSTEARNHVREEIPFYTGRRIAAAEVAEVLK from the coding sequence ATGAGTGAGCCCATGGGTCAGAGCACCGAAGAAACAGCCGTTAACGAAGAACAGTTCTTTACCCTCTGGACCGTTTTCAAGCGGTCTGCGGCGGGCGGAGCCGGCGCTGACGCTGCCGACACCGAAGAAAACACCAGGGCCTTCGAGGCCCTCACGCAGGAGCTCGCCGGCCGGCAGGTCACCCTGCGCGGGCTGTACGACGTGTCGGCCATGCGCGCCGACGCCGACATCATGGTGTGGCTGCACGGCGGCCGCGCCGAAGACCTGCAGTCCGCCGTCCGCGAGATCCGCCGCTCGGGCCTGTTCGCCGGCACTGAAATCGTCTGGTCGGCCATGGGCGTGCACCGGGATGCCGAGTTCTCCAAGAACCACTGGCCCTCCTACGCCCGGGGCATCGCTCCCGAAACCTGGATCTGCGTCTACCCGTTTGTCCGCTCCTACGAGTGGTACCTGCTGCCGGCCGAGGAACGCGGCAAGATGCTGCGCGACCACGGCATGCTCGGCCGTGAATTCCCCCAGGTCCTGGCCAACACCGTGGCCTCCTTCGCCCTGGGTGACTGGGAGTGGATCCTGGGCCTCGAGGCCCCGAACCTGACCGACCTGGTGGATATGATGCGCCACCTGCGCTCCACCGAGGCCCGCAATCACGTCCGCGAAGAAATTCCCTTCTACACCGGCCGGCGCATCGCCGCCGCCGAAGTTGCCGAGGTGCTGAAATAA
- the hemG gene encoding protoporphyrinogen oxidase, translated as MPHRPVLPHFPVSRKSNPETEAAELPVPARSAVVVGGGISGLIAARDLARGGLAVTLLEAGAAVGGCVGTHSVAGLTLDSGAESFATRSPAVPELIGELGLGDAVVSPNRDGAWLQLAGEDVAAAAQRMPQSGLLGIPADPRAPEIVRAIGRAGAARAALDKILPVGALARRESVSLGEVVRARMGDAVLRRLVAPVVGGVYSSDPDVLDVDSVAPGLRAALAKHGSLAAAVGSLRASAPAGSAVAGLAGGMGRLSRALEEDLAARGVKVDTGVAVDSVARDGAGWTVSAAGRTLSADALVVATDGPAAVDLLAGTVPELAAARPGPGPGVALVTLVIDQPDLDAHPRGTGVLVAEDVQGVDAKALTHATAKWQWLADSTGPGTHVLRLSYGRALSAADAASARPSPVERDDDDLFAQALADASVLLQVPLGVDDVVGWDVVRWVGALPSAAVGHRDRVASVRAAVDAVPGLEVVGAWLAGTGLAAVTADTRTRMSGLVEQLDQL; from the coding sequence ATGCCGCACCGTCCGGTTCTTCCCCATTTCCCGGTTTCCCGGAAATCCAACCCCGAGACTGAAGCAGCGGAACTCCCCGTCCCGGCTCGGAGCGCCGTGGTGGTTGGCGGCGGAATTTCCGGCCTGATTGCGGCCCGCGACCTGGCCCGCGGCGGCCTTGCCGTGACGCTGCTGGAAGCCGGCGCTGCCGTGGGCGGCTGCGTGGGCACCCACTCCGTCGCCGGCCTGACCCTGGACAGCGGAGCGGAATCCTTCGCCACCCGTTCGCCGGCCGTTCCCGAGCTGATCGGGGAACTGGGCCTGGGCGACGCCGTCGTAAGCCCCAACCGGGACGGTGCCTGGCTGCAGCTCGCCGGCGAGGACGTCGCTGCCGCCGCCCAGCGGATGCCGCAGAGCGGCCTGCTCGGCATCCCCGCCGATCCCCGGGCACCTGAAATCGTCCGGGCCATCGGGCGGGCCGGCGCCGCCCGGGCGGCCTTGGACAAGATCCTGCCCGTCGGTGCCCTGGCCCGCAGGGAAAGCGTCAGCCTCGGCGAGGTGGTCCGCGCCCGGATGGGTGATGCAGTGCTGCGCCGGCTGGTGGCACCCGTTGTGGGCGGCGTTTATTCGTCGGATCCGGACGTCCTGGACGTGGACTCCGTAGCTCCCGGGCTGCGCGCGGCCTTGGCCAAGCACGGGTCGCTGGCTGCGGCTGTGGGGTCCCTGCGCGCCTCGGCGCCCGCCGGCTCCGCTGTTGCCGGCCTTGCCGGCGGCATGGGCAGGCTCAGCCGCGCTCTGGAGGAGGATCTCGCGGCCCGGGGCGTCAAGGTGGATACCGGTGTGGCCGTGGACTCGGTGGCACGCGACGGCGCCGGATGGACCGTTTCCGCTGCCGGACGCACCCTGTCCGCGGACGCGCTCGTGGTGGCAACCGACGGTCCCGCCGCCGTGGACCTGCTCGCCGGCACCGTGCCGGAACTCGCCGCCGCCCGCCCGGGCCCGGGCCCCGGCGTCGCACTCGTGACCCTGGTCATCGACCAGCCGGACCTTGACGCCCATCCCCGCGGCACCGGTGTCCTCGTGGCCGAAGACGTTCAGGGCGTGGATGCGAAAGCCCTGACCCATGCCACGGCCAAGTGGCAGTGGCTTGCGGACTCCACCGGACCGGGCACCCATGTGCTGCGGCTGTCCTACGGGCGGGCGCTCAGCGCGGCAGACGCGGCGTCAGCCCGGCCCAGCCCGGTGGAACGGGACGACGACGATCTCTTCGCTCAGGCGCTGGCCGACGCCTCGGTGCTGCTCCAGGTTCCACTGGGCGTTGACGACGTCGTCGGCTGGGATGTGGTCCGGTGGGTGGGGGCACTTCCCTCCGCCGCCGTCGGGCACCGGGACCGGGTCGCCTCGGTCCGTGCCGCCGTCGACGCGGTTCCCGGGCTGGAAGTTGTCGGAGCATGGCTGGCCGGCACCGGACTGGCCGCCGTCACCGCCGACACCCGCACCCGGATGTCCGGTCTGGTGGAGCAGCTGGACCAGTTGTGA